In the uncultured Methanobacterium sp. genome, one interval contains:
- the thsA gene encoding thermosome subunit alpha, with protein sequence MPEGSSRVLGRDAQRMNILAGKVLAETVRTTLGPKGMDKMLVDGLGDIVVTNDGVTILKEMDIEHPAAKMLVEVAKTQEDEVGDGTTTAVIIAGELLKKAEGLLDMDIHPTIIAMGYRQAAEKAQEILSVIAIDADDRETLMKVAMTAMTGKGTEKAREPLAELVVGAVKQVEDDGEIDQDHIKIEKKDGATIDDSQLVNGVIIDKEPVHPGMPKKVEDARIALLNSAIEVKETEVDAEIRITDPAQMQAFIEQEEQMIKDMVNKIADAGATVLFCQKGIDDLAQHYLAKAGIMAVRRVKKSDMEKLSRATGATVVSNIEDLDFEDLGLAGSVAEKKISGEAMLFVEDCKDPKSVTLLIRGSTQHVVDEIERAIEDAIGVVAATIEDGKVVAGGGAAEISIAKGLKEYADTISGREQLAVTAFAEALEVVPKTLAENAGLDSIDALVDLRAAHEKSLYMGLNVFTGDVTDMYRAGVIEPHRVKKQAIQSAAEAAEMILRIDDVIASTGAGKEPDMGGMEGMGGMPGGMPPMM encoded by the coding sequence ATGCCTGAGGGCTCTTCAAGAGTTTTAGGAAGAGATGCTCAGAGAATGAACATATTAGCAGGAAAAGTCTTAGCAGAAACCGTTAGGACTACTTTAGGTCCCAAGGGAATGGACAAAATGCTCGTAGATGGATTAGGAGACATCGTTGTAACCAATGACGGAGTAACTATCCTCAAAGAAATGGACATCGAGCACCCTGCAGCCAAAATGCTGGTGGAAGTAGCCAAAACCCAGGAAGATGAAGTGGGAGACGGAACCACCACTGCAGTTATAATCGCAGGAGAACTACTCAAGAAGGCAGAAGGCCTCCTGGACATGGACATTCACCCCACCATAATAGCTATGGGATACAGGCAAGCAGCTGAAAAAGCCCAGGAAATCTTAAGCGTTATAGCAATCGATGCAGATGACAGGGAAACCCTCATGAAAGTGGCCATGACCGCCATGACCGGAAAGGGAACTGAAAAAGCACGAGAACCATTAGCAGAACTGGTGGTTGGCGCAGTCAAACAGGTGGAAGACGACGGGGAAATCGATCAGGACCACATCAAAATCGAGAAGAAAGACGGAGCAACCATCGATGACTCCCAGCTCGTAAACGGTGTTATAATCGACAAAGAACCAGTACACCCTGGTATGCCTAAAAAGGTGGAAGACGCAAGGATCGCATTATTAAACAGTGCCATTGAAGTTAAAGAAACCGAAGTGGATGCTGAAATCCGAATCACTGACCCTGCCCAGATGCAGGCCTTCATTGAACAAGAAGAACAGATGATCAAGGACATGGTGAACAAAATCGCCGATGCCGGAGCCACTGTACTCTTCTGTCAGAAAGGAATAGACGACCTGGCACAGCACTACCTGGCCAAAGCAGGAATCATGGCTGTGCGCAGAGTCAAAAAATCAGACATGGAAAAACTCTCCCGGGCAACCGGAGCCACTGTAGTTTCCAACATCGAAGACCTAGACTTCGAAGACCTGGGACTAGCAGGATCCGTAGCTGAGAAGAAAATCTCCGGCGAAGCAATGCTCTTCGTGGAAGACTGCAAAGACCCAAAATCAGTAACCCTACTCATCCGCGGTTCAACCCAACACGTGGTAGATGAAATCGAAAGAGCAATCGAAGATGCCATCGGCGTAGTTGCCGCTACCATCGAGGACGGTAAAGTAGTTGCTGGTGGAGGAGCTGCAGAAATCTCCATAGCCAAAGGACTCAAAGAATACGCTGACACCATCAGCGGCCGTGAACAACTAGCTGTTACTGCATTTGCAGAAGCACTGGAAGTAGTACCAAAAACCCTGGCTGAAAACGCAGGACTGGACAGCATTGACGCTCTGGTGGACCTACGAGCAGCCCATGAAAAATCATTATACATGGGACTCAACGTATTCACAGGCGACGTCACCGACATGTACCGTGCCGGAGTCATCGAACCTCACCGAGTCAAAAAACAGGCCATCCAATCAGCAGCAGAAGCCGCAGAAATGATCCTAAGGATCGACGACGTCATTGCATCCACTGGAGCAGGTAAAGAACCTGACATGGGTGGAATGGAAGGAATGGGCGGAATGCCTGGTGGAATGCCACCAATGATGTAA
- the asd gene encoding aspartate-semialdehyde dehydrogenase, which translates to MVNVGILGATGMVGQRFIQLLEDHPKFEITALTASQRSAGKKYQDAVTWHMDTPIPETVQDTVVVDTDPSQVKDVEIVFSALPAENAAIVEPKFAEAGMKVASNASAMRMEPDVPLVIPEVNPEHLDLIEIQQKNRGWDGFIVTNPNCSTIALVLTLKPIYDQFDINRVYVSTMQAVSGAGYNGVPSMAMIDNLVPFIGGEEEKMESETLHLLGDFDGENVEPATFGVSTSCHRVPVVDGHTEAVFMEMDEEFNLEDVKKSLQTFQALPQKLNLYSAPEHPVIVREEDNRPQPRMDRMMGKGMAVTVGRLRQDATFSQSLKYVLLGHNTVRGAAGASILNAELIAEIM; encoded by the coding sequence ATGGTAAATGTAGGTATTTTAGGTGCAACAGGAATGGTAGGGCAGCGTTTTATACAACTTCTCGAGGATCACCCCAAGTTTGAGATAACTGCTCTGACAGCCTCCCAGCGTTCTGCAGGAAAAAAATATCAGGATGCAGTGACCTGGCACATGGACACACCCATCCCTGAGACAGTTCAGGACACGGTGGTAGTGGACACAGACCCCAGCCAGGTGAAGGATGTGGAGATAGTTTTCTCAGCACTACCTGCCGAAAATGCAGCAATAGTTGAGCCCAAATTTGCAGAAGCAGGCATGAAAGTTGCATCAAATGCCAGTGCCATGCGCATGGAACCGGATGTGCCCCTGGTCATACCCGAGGTGAACCCGGAACACCTGGATCTCATAGAAATCCAGCAGAAAAACAGGGGATGGGATGGATTCATTGTCACCAACCCCAACTGTTCCACCATAGCCCTGGTACTAACCCTAAAACCAATATATGACCAGTTTGACATCAACCGAGTATACGTATCCACCATGCAGGCAGTTTCCGGAGCCGGCTACAATGGAGTACCCTCCATGGCCATGATTGACAACCTGGTACCCTTCATTGGAGGGGAAGAGGAAAAAATGGAATCAGAGACCCTGCACCTTTTGGGTGACTTTGATGGTGAGAATGTGGAACCAGCCACTTTTGGAGTCAGCACATCCTGTCACCGGGTCCCGGTGGTGGACGGTCACACCGAGGCTGTTTTCATGGAAATGGATGAAGAATTCAACCTGGAAGATGTTAAAAAATCTTTGCAGACTTTCCAGGCGCTTCCTCAAAAGTTGAACCTGTACTCTGCCCCAGAACATCCGGTTATTGTCCGGGAAGAGGATAACAGACCTCAACCGCGCATGGATCGTATGATGGGAAAAGGAATGGCAGTCACCGTTGGAAGACTCCGGCAGGATGCAACATTCTCTCAAAGCCTGAAATATGTCCTTTTAGGTCACAATACGGTTAGGGGTGCTGCAGGAGCATCCATATTAAATGCAGAACTTATTGCGGAGATAATGTAG
- the dapB gene encoding 4-hydroxy-tetrahydrodipicolinate reductase yields the protein MISVAVTGAGGRMGSMIINTILQQEDMQVVAAIEAPNTPLEGKDVGEVMGIGPINVHIVDAEKLAETLNVKKPDVLVDFTIAAAAVGTIKTTAESGVNLVVGTTGFTEEQMQFNQSAIETNQVSAVISPNMAVGVNVFFKVVEELASILTDYDVEIIEAHHKHKKDAPSGTAVKAAELIAGALNRNLDEVGVYGREGMVGERTPEEIGIHAVRGGDIVGDHTVLFAGDGERLEIVHRAGTRQAFVNGVIKAIRYVVTAEKGKISNMDDVLGL from the coding sequence ATGATAAGTGTGGCAGTAACCGGTGCCGGTGGAAGAATGGGGTCCATGATCATCAACACTATCCTCCAACAGGAGGATATGCAGGTTGTGGCAGCCATTGAAGCCCCCAACACTCCCCTGGAGGGCAAAGATGTGGGGGAAGTTATGGGAATTGGACCAATTAACGTACACATAGTGGATGCAGAAAAGCTTGCAGAAACATTGAATGTGAAAAAACCAGACGTACTGGTGGATTTCACCATTGCAGCAGCAGCAGTTGGCACCATAAAAACCACTGCAGAATCTGGTGTTAATCTGGTGGTGGGAACAACTGGTTTCACCGAAGAACAGATGCAATTTAACCAGTCCGCCATAGAAACTAATCAGGTAAGTGCAGTTATATCACCTAACATGGCAGTGGGAGTGAACGTTTTCTTTAAGGTGGTGGAAGAGCTGGCATCCATCCTAACAGATTACGATGTGGAGATTATCGAAGCACACCACAAGCATAAAAAAGACGCACCATCTGGAACTGCAGTAAAAGCCGCCGAACTCATAGCCGGAGCCCTAAACCGTAACCTGGATGAAGTAGGAGTTTACGGCAGGGAAGGAATGGTTGGTGAGCGAACACCTGAAGAAATTGGGATCCACGCAGTTCGCGGTGGGGACATTGTGGGAGACCACACTGTTCTATTTGCAGGGGATGGAGAACGACTGGAAATCGTACACCGTGCAGGTACCAGACAGGCATTTGTCAACGGTGTGATCAAGGCCATTCGATACGTGGTGACAGCTGAAAAGGGAAAAATAAGTAATATGGATGATGTTCTAGGATTATGA
- the dapA gene encoding 4-hydroxy-tetrahydrodipicolinate synthase: MKLEGTTVAMVTPFTREDKVDEEGMRENMNYLLERGVNGLLAAGTTGESATITHQEQKKMMEILVDEVKGKAAAVAGAGSNSSKEALDLVKYAEDIGADYALVITPYYNKPQQHGLYEHYKMLSESVDIPMIVYNVPSRTGTDIDVETIGRVAQLDNIVAIKEANPDLDKVSQTIHKLKSLDVDDFLVLSGNDNLTLPMISQGCNGVISVVGNVDPARMSEMVKKAIEGDFKRAKELHYELYDLMKVLFIESNPVPAKEALNMMGRPAGHVRMPLVPLREESQEKLRKVLLDLQLI; encoded by the coding sequence ATGAAATTGGAAGGTACCACAGTTGCTATGGTAACCCCCTTCACCCGCGAAGATAAAGTGGATGAAGAGGGAATGAGGGAGAACATGAATTATCTCCTAGAACGAGGTGTAAATGGCCTATTGGCCGCCGGAACCACCGGTGAGTCTGCCACCATAACCCACCAGGAACAGAAGAAGATGATGGAAATCCTGGTTGATGAAGTGAAGGGCAAGGCAGCCGCAGTGGCCGGAGCAGGTAGCAACTCATCCAAGGAAGCACTGGACCTGGTAAAATACGCAGAAGACATCGGTGCAGACTACGCACTGGTAATAACACCTTACTATAACAAACCCCAGCAGCACGGGCTTTACGAACACTACAAAATGTTATCCGAGTCAGTGGACATTCCCATGATCGTTTACAATGTTCCTTCCCGTACCGGGACGGATATTGATGTGGAAACCATTGGACGCGTAGCCCAGCTGGATAACATAGTAGCCATCAAAGAGGCCAACCCTGATCTGGACAAAGTTTCCCAGACCATCCATAAACTTAAAAGCTTGGATGTGGATGATTTCCTAGTCCTATCTGGAAACGACAACCTCACTTTACCCATGATATCCCAGGGATGTAATGGAGTTATCAGTGTGGTGGGCAATGTTGACCCCGCACGAATGAGTGAAATGGTTAAAAAAGCCATTGAAGGAGACTTTAAAAGAGCCAAAGAACTTCATTACGAGCTGTATGACTTGATGAAGGTTCTGTTTATTGAGTCCAATCCAGTACCAGCCAAGGAAGCACTCAACATGATGGGAAGACCGGCAGGTCATGTTCGTATGCCACTGGTTCCATTAAGAGAGGAAAGTCAGGAAAAACTTAGGAAGGTACTCCTGGACCTGCAGTTGATCTAA
- a CDS encoding aspartate kinase: protein MGIIVAKFGGTSIGDGKRIKKAARAVVKEYMQGKKVVVVVSAINKTTDNILEIVNKSIGDAITEKQMADIVSMGEITSVRVFSSTIESLGVKSEYIDPHMELWPVITDSNYLNAKIDFAETEIRSRDILKLLDQGVIPVLCGFLGKDREGNITTLGRGGSDITAFLMGHCLHAEEVIIVTDVGGVMSTDPNKLQSAKKLDKISVEEMRDLATHGAQVLHPHALRYKDPKINAKIIGFEHGDLSAPGTEIMGPSKDKMLRSTTLNNEPISVIAVVGEEILTKVGILAELTKTLQDNNINIYGISTGQNSITLFIDKSMADSAHEILHEVVVKSPDMSSLSLGREIAMISVNSQDFIDTPGIITKITAPLRQNKINIVEISSSQTSVVIFVDWNDGKRAYEMVRRVLE from the coding sequence ATGGGAATAATAGTGGCCAAGTTTGGAGGAACATCCATCGGAGATGGAAAAAGGATCAAAAAAGCAGCTCGTGCAGTGGTTAAGGAATACATGCAGGGCAAGAAGGTGGTGGTGGTGGTTTCAGCCATCAACAAGACCACCGATAACATCCTGGAAATTGTAAACAAATCCATAGGGGATGCCATAACCGAGAAACAGATGGCAGATATAGTCTCCATGGGAGAAATTACCAGTGTAAGAGTGTTTTCATCCACCATAGAATCTCTTGGTGTCAAATCAGAGTATATAGATCCTCATATGGAACTTTGGCCAGTTATAACTGACAGCAACTATTTAAATGCTAAAATTGACTTTGCAGAGACCGAGATCAGATCCAGGGATATCTTAAAACTCTTGGATCAGGGAGTGATCCCTGTGCTCTGCGGTTTCCTGGGAAAAGACAGAGAAGGCAACATTACCACCCTGGGAAGGGGTGGAAGTGACATAACTGCTTTCCTTATGGGTCATTGCCTCCATGCAGAAGAGGTGATCATTGTCACCGATGTGGGAGGGGTGATGTCCACTGATCCCAATAAACTACAGTCCGCCAAGAAACTGGACAAGATCAGTGTGGAGGAGATGAGAGATCTGGCAACACACGGAGCCCAGGTACTGCATCCCCATGCACTGCGCTACAAAGACCCCAAAATAAATGCCAAAATCATAGGATTTGAGCACGGTGATCTTTCAGCACCCGGAACTGAGATAATGGGTCCCTCCAAAGACAAAATGCTAAGATCAACCACTCTTAACAATGAACCCATTTCAGTCATTGCAGTGGTTGGTGAAGAGATCCTGACCAAAGTGGGAATTCTAGCTGAACTCACCAAAACCCTGCAGGATAATAATATTAATATTTATGGTATTTCTACCGGTCAAAACTCAATAACCCTTTTCATTGATAAATCAATGGCTGATTCTGCCCATGAAATCCTTCATGAGGTGGTGGTGAAGAGTCCGGATATGAGTTCACTGTCACTGGGTCGTGAGATCGCCATGATCAGCGTCAACAGCCAGGACTTCATTGATACTCCGGGTATTATTACCAAAATCACCGCACCTTTACGTCAGAATAAAATAAACATAGTGGAAATTTCATCAAGTCAAACATCAGTGGTTATATTTGTAGACTGGAATGATGGTAAGAGAGCTTATGAAATGGTAAGGAGAGTCTTGGAATGA
- a CDS encoding 30S ribosomal protein S17e: MGNIRTSFVKRTSKELIETYPGKFTTDFDENKKLVQEFSTVSTKHLRNKIAGYVTRLVRNNYF; encoded by the coding sequence ATGGGTAACATTAGAACATCATTCGTTAAAAGAACATCCAAAGAGCTGATTGAAACTTATCCCGGTAAATTCACCACAGATTTCGATGAAAATAAGAAGTTAGTGCAAGAATTCTCCACTGTAAGTACCAAACATCTGCGAAACAAAATCGCAGGTTACGTAACTCGATTAGTTAGGAATAATTACTTCTAA
- a CDS encoding chorismate mutase, translated as MDRAEALQLLESSRKKIDKLDEEIIKLIKERTSLATDIYQAKIVLGMKIHDPEREEFIHHKIREIAKEQEIDKDSLTQITMILTDLSKKEQQKIQGGKKHG; from the coding sequence ATGGATAGGGCAGAAGCGTTACAACTATTGGAAAGCTCTCGCAAAAAGATCGACAAACTGGATGAGGAAATAATAAAACTCATTAAAGAGAGAACTTCCCTGGCCACTGATATTTACCAGGCCAAAATAGTTCTGGGAATGAAAATTCATGACCCGGAAAGGGAAGAATTTATCCATCATAAGATCAGAGAAATAGCTAAAGAGCAGGAAATAGATAAAGACAGTCTCACCCAGATCACTATGATACTGACGGATTTGAGCAAAAAAGAACAACAGAAAATTCAAGGAGGTAAAAAGCATGGGTAA
- a CDS encoding shikimate kinase, translated as MKAIVRSPGSATVINAISTGCGSAFGIKLYVTAEASLKSSKRIFKVDREVDTTLMEICVNKVLEKFNVNTGIHLKTSSTLPMASGLSSSSATSNAVVLATYHALVNDGLVPQDSLNDSDIINLAIDASLEAGVTITGAFDDASASFFGGLTITHNSRREIFHHGPMEEQNILIYMPNRKSPTAQSDVGRMKLLAPWVKLAFQEALKGNIYEALTLNGMLYSAALGFDAGIALDALKTGALAAGLSGTGPSFVAIVPEENIDPVQEAWSSYPGNVILTQVDNVGTKVVDHG; from the coding sequence TTGAAAGCAATTGTCCGATCCCCCGGTTCAGCCACGGTAATTAATGCCATATCAACCGGTTGTGGATCTGCATTTGGTATAAAGCTTTATGTAACTGCAGAAGCCAGTTTAAAATCATCAAAAAGAATATTCAAAGTAGATAGAGAAGTTGACACCACACTCATGGAGATATGTGTAAATAAAGTGTTGGAAAAATTCAATGTAAATACCGGAATCCATTTAAAGACCAGTTCTACTTTACCAATGGCTTCTGGACTTTCCAGCAGCAGTGCCACTTCCAATGCAGTGGTGCTGGCCACATACCATGCTCTGGTGAATGATGGATTAGTTCCTCAAGATAGCTTAAATGATTCAGATATAATTAACCTGGCCATTGATGCTTCCCTGGAAGCTGGTGTTACCATTACTGGTGCATTTGATGATGCCAGTGCCTCTTTTTTTGGAGGTCTTACCATCACCCACAATTCACGTAGGGAAATCTTCCACCATGGCCCAATGGAGGAGCAAAATATATTAATATATATGCCCAATAGAAAGTCACCTACTGCCCAATCTGATGTAGGTAGAATGAAACTCCTGGCACCATGGGTAAAACTCGCATTCCAGGAAGCGCTGAAAGGGAATATTTACGAAGCCCTGACCTTAAATGGAATGTTATACAGTGCAGCTTTAGGTTTTGATGCTGGAATTGCACTGGATGCGTTAAAAACAGGTGCACTGGCCGCTGGTCTTTCAGGAACTGGCCCTTCATTTGTGGCCATTGTTCCCGAGGAAAATATAGACCCGGTTCAGGAAGCATGGAGTTCATATCCTGGAAACGTTATTTTAACTCAGGTTGATAATGTGGGAACCAAGGTGGTTGACCATGGATAG